TGCTGATTTGATCGATAAAAAGATATTCAGTAATATTGAGGGGGGTGAGATGAATCAGAGCCTTTTCTAGTGCTGGGAAAACATAGAGTTTGAAAGAGTCTTCATTTGTTTCGACAATGATTTTTCGATTTGGCTTTGTCTGACCTGCTGCCACATTCCATGCGTAGGAAAGGGCATCATAATGGATGCCAGAGTCGATATCGGCTTCAACTAGCCTGATGCGGATGGTGCCATGAGTTCCTGGTATAATTGCTGGTTTTGGAGGGAGGAGCTGAACTAAGCGAAATACTCGctttgatggagagagaggggaataTTGGAATGGCTTCAgcggcttcagcagctcatAATCGAAGAGCGACATTTTGCTCATCCTTAggagtcttggagatgcccAACGCACGCGCGCCGCCTTAATGGGGGTTTTATTGAAAGGAAGAAGACCAACTAGTTCTGTTGGCTACCTAGCTTGTCCCGTGCAGCTTTTTCAGCCGCAATATTGATTTCTGCGTTATATTCTGCCTTGCGTTGGCGAGGCACACACGGCGCTATCGCAAGTGCATATGCTAGTTAAAACGTATTCAAGTACGTACAGAGTGGCAGTTCGTGTAAAATTAACCTTAATTCTAacgttttcccttttctgtttttgtttctgaGGACCCATGGTATATGCAGTACCATCGCTCGTCAACGCTCAACTCATGCATGCATCATATGTACTTTTAATGGCAACAATGTAGTCCATTGTTTTGCCATTTGAATCACTACAGCTATTATCCGGCATCGAACAGGCCAACAGCAGCGATTGGCCATCTTTCATAACAACACTGTCACCTACGTGGGGAGCAAAATCTGCAGTGTAATTGGGGACAATCACCTTTATTCCCGAATAAGCTACAGCAGCGACCGAAATGAGCGTCCGCTTTTGCCAATGTAAAGATACCGCGCTGCCTTCTCTCACCACAAAAGATGGCGAATAAGGTGGTTTAGGGCGGCGTATGGCTATACGTCAAAGGTTGTTCGCGGAATTGCAACCACTGCGCAGATAACAAAGGGGTGTGATGAGAACGTAAGCTTCAAGCTCATTCATCAGGAAGATTTCTTGACTACTGAGTCATTGATAGTATGGAGAGTTTTGATAAGTCTGCTGCTCAAGAGGTGCATGGGGTTCGCAGTAGCATTGCTCAATTGATTTTGGAATCGGCGAGGAAAAGATCCCATTGGTCCCAGTTGATGGTTTGATACGCCCTGTTATCTGCGCTGACGTCCCCAGCCAGCAGAGAATCCAGGTCTATGTCTTCCATAGCATAGTTATATTCAGCTTCGCTGCCGTGCTCATTGACATGCTCGAATCGTTGATTTTGACCACCGGCATCCCCGTGTTGCGCAGCGTCTTCCTGGCTGGATATCGTGCTGTCCTTAAGACCTATTGATGCGGTAGTGGCCTCCGAGCAGGCTTGTATTTTGATCTTCTCCACCTCTTGTTGCTGCAGTAGCTTCAAAATAAACGCCGGCGTCTGTAGAGCATAAACACCATTACGCTGCAGCCTGTGAGCATCGTATGCTTTCAGACAGAGACTGCGCACGGCTCTGTGGATGGGCTTTCTCGAGTCGGAGAACATGCTCATATTATTCTCAAACGTGTTCGCAACCAGCCTCCACGCTTTCTCGGCATCCGGCGTAGACGGATTGGCTCGGAGGCTATCGAGCACGTGGATGAAAGCAGGCCATTGCATGGTAAACGCTGCGTGCCATGCAAACTTGTTCAGCGAGGGGTTTGACTGCAGCATGTCACGCTGCTCTAGAAGCCTGATACTGACTTCCCACACCCATTGACGCTCAAATGGTGGCGCCTGGTTGATGCTGGTCCATCTGCGTGGGTGGTGTGTCATGAAGCGAAGGGTGTCTATCGCAGCCCGTGCCATCAGCATCGACATgagctgcagcggctgcGAAGGATCGCAGCGCCGAAGGTATTTCTTTTCCAGATGCTCTTCTATTTCCTTTACACCCTGATCCGTCTCCGCCTTATCACCTCCGGATGCGAAATCCTGATCCCACTGGCTCAGACTCTTGCCTTGATGACGAAACTTGGCAACGCGGGCGTCGGCAAACCAGAGTAGGTCGTATCTTATAGCGAGAAACGTCATGTCCGTCAAACTTCCCGACTCTACCGGCGAGACAGGCATTCCCGGATAGAGCTCAATGTCGTTGATGTTGGTGGGACGCCTTGGGGAGTCGCTGCTCAGGCCAACATCTCGAAACTTGGGAAGGCCGCACAGTTCAGCATTCTGTAGATCTTGCGCTTTCAGAAACCACCAGATGCGTCGCCGCAGCTCTGTTTCAAATGGTGGCAGCCCAAGAAGTGTCCCATCGCGATCAAGGCCCATGCCGTTGGCTAGGCGAACCGCCACACCTGTCAAGGTCCAAAGGGCACGCGGCTCGTACATGTCTCGGGCTGAGATGATGTGAATGACCAATGCCTGGAGAACTACAAGGCTAGCTGTGCTCATGAAGTTGGCTCGAGATAATGCTGCCTTCGTAGCAGTCATTAACCTAGATCGCAGAGACTTTCGAGGCTCGTGAAGTCGTTCCTTACACTCAACGTCGCTCAGTGACATAACGGCGGCGCTGTAGATGGCAAACATGAGTGCCTCAAAGCTCCGCGAGACCGTATCTATTTCATTTGCAGCCTCATGGAAAGCCTTTTCTAATGTAGGAATATGCACAACTTTGGAGAGAGGATCAACGTTTTCCACAAAAGTGCGCCATAGTTCATGTATCTGTTGAGGTGGTGGATGAAGGAGTTTGGTGCGAGATGTCGGTGGACCGCCAAGCACAAAACTAAAGTCATCATTGAGAGTTTCTGCATTACTCGAGTCGTCTGAACTCCTTCGCAGAGCATCCTCGGGGTCGTGAAACTTATGATACTGTTAGCAAGCAACCCAAGCACGATTCGCGGCAGGAACACTCACTTCTTCCACAACTCTTGACCACAAGCTACTACGTGGGAACTCAGCAGATATATCTAAATTATTGGAGGTCTAAACTCACTTATCAATCAACATTGACTGCCCTCGTCCTTGGATAACTTGAGTTTTGCTGACACTCCCGCTCGGCTTTGATGAGCTCAATTGTGAGCCGCGAATTTCCCGACTCGGCAGATGACTCGGTGAATCAGCATCAGGAGGATTGGATGATTCTTTCGGGTTGTGGCCTTGCGCTTGAAGGCGTGTTTGCGGGTATTCGCGCCCATCTATCAAAGGTCCAGCTGCCCCGGGTCGACGTCTTCTCcgaggaggcggcggaggttGAAACACGCACTCGGCTCCATGCTTGACACACGCGGCGCATGGTATATGCCTGTCACATTTTACTTTCCGCCGAGCGCAGCGAACGCAAGCAAAAGTTGGCTTGCTGGGAACGCTCAAAGGTGGATTGCGTGCAGTTCCCATGGCTTCCGATTAGGCGGAGAGAAAGTATGATATGGATCCCTCGTTGTAAAGCTAATCCCCTATTCCCTGCCGATCCACAGTTAGTAGTTATGTCGGCGTGCTGAGTGCTGTCAGGACGAATGCTAATGAAacagagatgaagagatagagatgagatgaatcAACCATGTCGGTATCAATATTTCATTTGCACGGTAGCTCGGGCCTTAGTGGGCTCGGGTCTTAGTGACTCGGTCCCGAATGTTTCGGCCCCGAGTGCCGCATCACCCAAGGTGGGTTTGCAAAGCCGGAAGCCTGTTGGACATCATATAGGTAGAGCCGCTTGgataagaaaaagaaaagtataTCAAGCATGCTTCACTAAGGCTTTAGAATAATCTTCACTCGTACAGTAACCCTTCTTCCCCCAAACTTCACGTATTTGTCGCTGCACAATGAAAaatgccattgccatcatcgggGCCGGCCCTTGCGGCCTCACTCTTgcccgcctcctccaccgcaAGAATATCCCCTTCACCGTCtacgaaaaagaagagtcagCGGCGACACTAGTATCTAGTGGCTCACTTGATATACGCAAAGAAACAGGCCAGCTTGCTCTTCGGGAGGCTGCTTTGTACAATGCGTTTGCTCAGAAGGCAAGATGGGAGGACGATCGGGTTACCTTTTTTGACTCCCATGGAGAGCTGTTGCATCAAGCTACTGGCGAGgcagaagatggacaagacGGCTTGAAGACTGGTGGAAAGCCCGAGATTGACCGCAGGAGCTTACGAGACATTCTTCTGGAGTCAATCCCGCAAAGCCAAATAGTGTGGTCTCATCGTCTGACAAAGTTAAGTTTCGACGGCGACAACTCGTCTCCCATCCTGCATTTTTCCAATGGCAACACAGTTGGTGGATTCTCGCTCGTTGTCGGGGCGGATGGGGCCTGGAGCAAAGTACGAGCTGCGGTACGGCTGTCACCACTTCCTCGACATTAAGAGCTAGACGTTTTTAACAAATAGTTATAGATCACCTCTACGAAGCCACAATATGCAGGAAGTACCTTTATCGAAACTCGCATACAGGAAAGCAGCTTGTTGCACAAGACGCTGACGGACAAAATCGGTCATGGCATAGCTCTGTTTCTAGCAGGGCCAAGCCGTATGATCATTCAACGACAAGGCGATAACTCATACAGGATCTATTTTGGCATCACTGCCCCCGAGCACTTTGTTGGCACGTCTATGGACTTGAACAACCCCCAAGCCACTCGCGATATGCTtttgtcctctttcttcaaaGGCTGGGCTGAGGATTTAAGAGATTATATTCGAAACGCGGAGAATTTCCGTAGCTGGCCGCTGTATCAACTTCCTGCAGAAGACTTTGGTTGGAACTCGGTACCAGGTGTGACTTTGGCGGGAGACGCTGCGCATTTATCGGTACCCAATGGGGAGGGTGTCAATCTCGCCATGAAGGATGCCCTAGAACTCGTTGCTAAGATTGAAGAAAACGGACTGGAGCATATAAATAAGGCGGTAGAGGAATACGAGAGGGATATGTTGAAACGCGGCAAAGATCACATCAAGGCCGGTGAGGAGATGGATCGACTCATGACGCATCCTGAGGGAGCGAAGGCTGTTGTGAAGGCTTTTGCTGAGAGCTAATCCTATTTACAAATAGAAATAGCCACCCTACGCCATAAAACTGGTCAGTCCGGAAAGACTTTCGTTATAATGAAAATCGGACACAAATTTTGGTTTCTACTGTATCCCGCTCATGTCACAAGCACACCATGAGAATTATTTAGTTCAATTGTTAGAATTCGTCTGTATTAACATCATATGGATCTTATCATCGAACAATTTCCATTGCGTGATTCATTCTCTCATACCTTTCCAGATGCAATGGCTTCTCTGCGGCTCACGCTTTGAGGGTCAAAGTAAGGCTTCTCGCCCAAGCTCACAGACCGAGATCCGGTCCGCTCGCCAAGTCCCTGATGAAGGTAATCTGGCGTGGCGGCGTGGTAGACGCTGCGGTTATCCCAGATGGCCAGGTCGTTGACATTTTGCCAGCGGTTTCGGACCTGTAGATCATGGTTTTCGACAATCAATCGTACGAACCAGTCCAAGAAATACTtggattcttcttcagaaaGACCGTGAATATGCTGGACGTGATGGCCAACAGCGAAGACACTCTTCCACCCAGTAACAGGGTTGGTACGAATGACGGGGTGGATGGCTTCAAGAACATCGCCAATGTTCTCGGGGGCTCCTCGAGGAgtggaaaagagggaaaaccCGTTGTGATCAGCAGCCTCTTTGAAGCCGGGCTGTGCGTAGTAGGCTGTTAAGCCATCAAAGAACTTCTGCAGTGGCTTGGAGATGCGATCATAAAGCTCATATCCGGAAGCCCAGAGTGTATCTAAGAATGTCCATTAGCCTCTATATCACTAAGAGCTTGTTCAGCATGCGTACCTCCTCCCGTTGTTGGCAGCTCCGTCAATCTCAGCAGAGCATAATCACTGGGGATGGGTTCAAAAGTGATATCGGAGTGCCATTGTGACTTTTGGCTCTGGCGCTTGTTAGTCTTCAGAAAGCGGTCTGCATaaatcttcttggcctgctCCGAAGAAATGACGCTGATTTCATTGTCCTCAACACCGTGGTCCCGAGCACCATTGTTAACTGGGTGAATGTGCAGCCCAGATGTCTTTGGCTTTCCACTGAGCTCGCCAAGACGCTGTACGAGCTCCTTCTGAAGGtcgttggtgatgttgtCTTGCTTGCGGAAGAAAACGACACCTCTTTGGGACACTTGCGACTTTGTAAGCGAATGGGAGATAGAATGAGATGGGAGTAGGGGCTTCTTAAAATCGTACCTGTGATGGCCAAATCTCTCAGCAATTCGTCTGAGTTTGGTGCCCTTAGCCACTCAGCTAGATCGACATCGACAAATTCCTTTCCAATCACTGGTGTGACTTCAAACTGCTTGAATTGGTCAAGTGCTCCGCTCAGCTTCAAGGGCTCCCGATGGCCCGTCTCAAGGGCTGGCTCGGTTTGATCCTTGAGGCTTGCAGCAGGCTTCTGCTTGAGGTTTTCGGTGACTTGAGTCACAGCCTCTGTGACGGTTTCTGTGACGGATGGTGCCATTTTAACAGATATCAAGAGGAAATATGCTACGTTTGGATGTGGATTATAAGACTTGAACCACGTTGCCAATGTTCCGATGAGTTAGAAGGCGAGAATGCGTCACTTATTATATACGACAATGAGTTATATAGTTCTTACCCAGTGTAGTAATGTCATTTGTTATTCAATTGTGCAACACTGCCTATAATTACATCATTCTTATCCCCTGATATTGCGCATGTCTTATCATATATTGATTGGTAAGATCTTTTCATATCACGCATCCTAGCATCGCGTGTAGCAGCTGAACTACGGAAGtcggctgccaaggccagcgATTTTCGCAGCAAATCTCTCTGTGGTCACTCTATTTCTCTGTACGGACTTACGGCTTATCGGCGTTGCCTCATATCAATGATAAAAGATGGTGTCTTCCCCGCGATTGCGTGCCGAACTGCAGTTTGACGCGATCCTAGTGCGAGATCACGAACGTACCATCGCGCAATTCGGCGGATCATTACGACATATCGATAGCGAGTATATAAAGACCAAACCAGCAATTTGAGATGATGGTAAAGGTAACTTCAACACCAGAAGTCTTCAATTGCCTTATGTGGCTAATAGTCATGAAAACCTCTATTGTGCGGAGATTTGGCGTCAAATAATTTGTCAACAGCTTATTTTCCTACCAGCAATATTCCGATTCTAAATTAGAAAAGGGTTGGTAATGAGATGTAAGTTATATTTGGCAGCTGTACGAAGCATCTATTCATCGCATGACTACTTGTAAGTatttgaagagagagactcAGTGCTGGCCCAAGGACTGTTTGCCACTCTCAAATTGCTTGTGGTATATGAATGTCAGTCACGACTCCGTGAGCATGCTGGAGCGTTAAAACATTTGACCGTCGCACAATTCTTAGTGGCGTCTATGTCACATGATGATAATATTGTTTATTTGAACAATCGAAACATGTTTCTTGTATGTGGAATAAATTAGTGCCTCCCAAATTTTGAAGCCTGCAGCAAGCCTCAAGTGATGACACATTCGTTCATAGTGCGATAATAAGAGCACCCTTTAGTCTACTATTGTACGCCCGCCTATGCGCTATCATACATAGTTAATACCCGCTTAATTATGGCAGGTTCCGCAAAAGTTGCTTGTCGCATGCCCAATAGGAAAAGTTCAATTGTTTgttataaataattttgGCGCTTGGACTGAAAATTCATTTGTCTTTATTCCGGAGCATTCTAAGCCGGTGTCGGTCGCCACTCTTGTCAACGCTAATCGAACCACTGTTGCTAAATTTAGTGTTTCTTTCAACCAACAGATCGTGGATGGATCTCAAGCCAACATATTTTCGCACCCATTGAGTTAGCAGAAGGCGGTGTTGGTGGATAGGCACGAGGCTGGAGCTACGGAAAGGCAGGATCCGAGCTGTTGGGCGAGAAATAGTCTTCTAAAAATGTTTATTGTCATGAGGCTGTAGTGGCAATATGAGGAATGAAGTCCGGCTTCAGTGATATATAAAACCTTCAATGTTCTACACTCAGAGACAGAATATCCTCATCACCTCATTCAACTCATTACACACTTATCCATCACACCAGGCTGCACAAGCATCATCAATTATATCCCACAAACTTCATATTCATCTACATAGTCAACACTTATCTCCCTTCACACATACAACATGAAGTCGTTCTTGACCACCGTTGGCTCAGTTGCCGTTCTCCTGGCCTCAGCCAGCGCTCTTCCTACAACCAACCTCCCACGCCAGGATGGAAGCTGTTTCATCCAGTTAAAgaatggcgatggtgatgcaTCCGTCGGTGCGAGCATTCCGGCCAACACCCTCTTTTCCACCGCCAACAATCGGCAAGTCGACGCTGGTGTGAATGCGCAAGCCGTTACATCTGGATGCGTCTGTCAGGCGTTCAGCGATGCTGCTGGTACAATTAAACTTGGCGGGATTTTTGACGATCATACGCTGGTCAGTTTTACCGACGCATCCAACGGAGGAGTTGATTCGCAGCTCGATCAAGCGGTTCCAATCGGCTCTTTCTGTTGTGTTACTACTCCCAACACAGTGCCTGTCTGCTCTGGTTCTGGCTCTggtgctcctcctcctcctcctcctcccacccAGACCGTGCGTGTTCAGATCAACTCAGCAGATGATTCAGCGAGGCAGATTGAGGTCCCAGCAGATGGTTCGCCCTTCGCTGCCTCTTTCAGCATTGCCAACTCTGTAGAGATTGTTGATATTGAGGGCTCTAGCCATGTCACTTGCCAGGCATTCTCTGACGCAAATGGCGTTGTCGCGGTTGGAAGCCCCTTTGGAATCGATGAGGTATCCCTCAACGGCGGCGCAGCTATTAGCATACTCTCGATCCGCTGCAAACCTTCATACTAAGGTGGCCACTTTTTCTAGCTGTACCTTTCTCAAGAGTATAGAAGTTATAGATTGGTTATGGGTATAGAATGGATATTGGTATGTTTTAGGGCTTATTTGCTTCTTATATAGATGGACGGAACATAATGTATAGGTGATGCATGTTCGGAGTTTGTTATGGTATCTATTGTTAATGATATTTTATCTCTCTTCCATTAAGGAATCTCTAGTGACATGATTTTATACGGTACTTCAGTGGCAATTTCTAGGAAACTCTTGGTCAATTTGAAACCCATCAATGACCGAATACTGGTCGCTTTTTTGACATTGTTGTACATTGTTGTACATTGTTCTGTCTACTTGGATTCAATGTCATGACATGATAAGTAAAGGCCTTCCTCTATTTCTAATAAAATAGGATCAATGCATCAATGCATCAGCTATATCAACTCATGTCTAAAGTGAGGGTCTATACACTGTGCCTGAATCATttgcttgatggcatcatcatacaCTGAATCCATAACTCGATAGACCCATTATTGCGCCGTGAATCCGCCATCCACTGGTAGCATAGCGCCTGTAATCCATCGAGACTCACTGCTTGCGAGGAAAATAGCAGCTCCAGTTATATCATCCGGCATACCGATACCATGCAGCGGATGGCGCCGTCTAATCTCCTCGGCATCGTGAACCTGGGTCGTGTTCACAAAGATGGCTGTTGCGGTATCTAGCGGAAACTGTATTAGCAACTAATTGATGGATTCACATAAATGTGTAAATTTGCATTACTTACATCCAGGACAAATGGCATTGCAATGAATGCCATCTTCAGCATAGTCCATCGCGATCTGCCTTGTTAGATTCGCGACCGCTCCTTTAGAAGCTGCGTAGCATGCTGCCAACATCGTTAGTCTTTGTTCTATATCGCAAAGAAAATAGTCTTACGTATATATCCACCGCCAACTAGGCCAAAGATAGAAGAGATGTTGATAATCCAGCCACGATCTCCGGAAGCGAACTTGTCTTGAGAAAGCATTTGACCAGTAACATACTTGCTAGCCAGGAAGACTGATTTGGTATTGACTGCCATAGTTATATCCCACCAATTCTCCGGTGTTTCGTGAATCTTGAGAGCTTTCTTTCCAGCTTCGATAGAAATTCCAGCGTTGTTGACCAATCTATGGAACTGGTTAGTTATGACATGTTTATAATTGAAGTTAACTGTCTAAAGACAAGAGGTTTCATCTTCTTACACATCTATGCGACCATACTCTGCGACTGTCGCCTTCACCATTGCCTCTACTTCAGCGGCATTGCTCACATCTGCCTTGATGAACAACGCTCGCCCCCCATTTTGCCGTATTAGAGCATCAGTGTCGATTGCCCGTTCAGTCTCAACTTCTTGTCGAGCATCAGGTTTCAAGTCAACACAGACAAGAAATGCACCCTCGCGAGCATACGCCAACGAAATAG
The sequence above is drawn from the Trichoderma breve strain T069 chromosome 5, whole genome shotgun sequence genome and encodes:
- a CDS encoding fungal specific transcription factor domain-containing protein encodes the protein MLIDNSLWSRVVEEYHKFHDPEDALRRSSDDSSNAETLNDDFSFVLGGPPTSRTKLLHPPPQQIHELWRTFVENVDPLSKVVHIPTLEKAFHEAANEIDTVSRSFEALMFAIYSAAVMSLSDVECKERLHEPRKSLRSRLMTATKAALSRANFMSTASLVVLQALVIHIISARDMYEPRALWTLTGVAVRLANGMGLDRDGTLLGLPPFETELRRRIWWFLKAQDLQNAELCGLPKFRDVGLSSDSPRRPTNINDIELYPGMPVSPVESGSLTDMTFLAIRYDLLWFADARVAKFRHQGKSLSQWDQDFASGGDKAETDQGVKEIEEHLEKKYLRRCDPSQPLQLMSMLMARAAIDTLRFMTHHPRRWTSINQAPPFERQWVWEVSIRLLEQRDMLQSNPSLNKFAWHAAFTMQWPAFIHVLDSLRANPSTPDAEKAWRAVRSLCLKAYDAHRLQRNGVYALQTPAFILKLLQQQEVEKIKIQACSEATTASIGLKDSTISSQEDAAQHGDAGGQNQRFEHVNEHGSEAEYNYAMEDIDLDSLLAGDVSADNRAYQTINWDQWDLFLADSKIN
- a CDS encoding FAD binding domain-containing protein, which codes for MKNAIAIIGAGPCGLTLARLLHRKNIPFTVYEKEESAATLVSSGSLDIRKETGQLALREAALYNAFAQKARWEDDRVTFFDSHGELLHQATGEAEDGQDGLKTGGKPEIDRRSLRDILLESIPQSQIVWSHRLTKLSFDGDNSSPILHFSNGNTVGGFSLVVGADGAWSKVRAAITSTKPQYAGSTFIETRIQESSLLHKTLTDKIGHGIALFLAGPSRMIIQRQGDNSYRIYFGITAPEHFVGTSMDLNNPQATRDMLLSSFFKGWAEDLRDYIRNAENFRSWPLYQLPAEDFGWNSVPGVTLAGDAAHLSVPNGEGVNLAMKDALELVAKIEENGLEHINKAVEEYERDMLKRGKDHIKAGEEMDRLMTHPEGAKAVVKAFAES
- a CDS encoding taurine catabolism dioxygenase tauD, tfdA family domain-containing protein; this translates as MAPSVTETVTEAVTQVTENLKQKPAASLKDQTEPALETGHREPLKLSGALDQFKQFEVTPVIGKEFVDVDLAEWLRAPNSDELLRDLAITVSQRGVVFFRKQDNITNDLQKELVQRLGELSGKPKTSGLHIHPVNNGARDHGVEDNEISVISSEQAKKIYADRFLKTNKRQSQKSQWHSDITFEPIPSDYALLRLTELPTTGGDTLWASGYELYDRISKPLQKFFDGLTAYYAQPGFKEAADHNGFSLFSTPRGAPENIGDVLEAIHPVIRTNPVTGWKSVFAVGHHVQHIHGLSEEESKYFLDWFVRLIVENHDLQVRNRWQNVNDLAIWDNRSVYHAATPDYLHQGLGERTGSRSVSLGEKPYFDPQSVSRREAIASGKV
- a CDS encoding enoyl-(Acyl carrier protein) reductase domain-containing protein, yielding MAETTSSQRLLNKVCIVTGSSSGLGRAISLAYAREGAFLVCVDLKPDARQEVETERAIDTDALIRQNGGRALFIKADVSNAAEVEAMVKATVAEYGRIDVLVNNAGISIEAGKKALKIHETPENWWDITMAVNTKSVFLASKYVTGQMLSQDKFASGDRGWIINISSIFGLVGGGYIPCYAASKGAVANLTRQIAMDYAEDGIHCNAICPGSIFVNTTQVHDAEEIRRRHPLHGIGMPDDITGAAIFLASSESRWITGAMLPVDGGFTAQ